The Tautonia plasticadhaerens region TGCGCAGGTCGGCCAGCTGCGTCTCCTTGAAGTTGGCGTCGACCCAGATCTCGGTGAGGGATCGCACCGCCATGAGGCCCTGCCCGGCCTGGACGTTGTTGCCCGGGTTGACGTTGCGTCGGGTGACAAGGCCGTCGATCTCGCTGACGACGTCGCAGTAGCGGAGGTCCAGCTCGGCCTGGGCCAGCTCGCGGCGGGCCCGGAGGAGCCGGGCCTCGGCCTGCTTGATGGGGGGCGCGTCGGGGATCAGCCGTGCGAGGATCTTGTCGAGGTCGCCGCCGGGGTCCTGCTTGTAGAACTCCGCGATGGCCTGGTCCGGCGTGACGTCCCACGACGTGGGGGCGTAGCCGAACTGGGCCGCGCTCTGGAGCAACTGCCCCAGGCCCTGGCGGACCGCGGAGAACTGCTGACCGAGGTCGGCCGGCACCTCGGCCAGGTCGTGGCCCTCGGGCGGCTCCTCCGGCAACCCCAGGCCGACGCGGCAGGCGTAGACCGCCTGGAGGGCCTGATTGACCGCCGCCTCATCCACCCGGACCTCCTGCCGACGCCGGTCGAGCTCCTCCTTGCTGATGCCCCCGGTCCGGGCGAGTTCCTCGCCCCGCTCGAGGTTGTGCCGCGCCAGCTCAAGGGTCGCGGTCCGGCTCTCCAGGGACGCCACATTCGCCCGCAGGTCGGCGACCCGGGCGTTCACGTCCTCGATGGCGTGCTGGAGCTGGAATCGATTGGCCCGGGCCTGGGCCACCAGGCTGCGAACCTCCGCCCGGGCCGCCGCGAGGTCCGCCTCGGCCGCGGCCACGGCGGCCGCCTTGATGTCGAGCTGGACCTGGTACGGCTCCCGGTCGAGCCGGACCAGCACGTCCCCCGCCCGCACGCGGTAGTTGTCATCCACCAGGACCTCGGCCACCTGGCCGGCGACCCGGGGGGCGACCAGGGTCACGTGGCCGTTGACGTAGGCGTCGTCGGTGGAGACGGTGTTGAGCATCGTCTCCACCCGCGGGAGCAGGAAGACGTACCCGCCGACGGCCAGGCCGACCACGGCCGCGGCCAGCACGAGCCGCCTCCGCCAGGGATGCGCCGGCCGTCCCGACCGGGTCGGCGGAGGTGATGTGACGGCGGAGGGGCCGCCGCCCGGCGCGGCCATCCGAACCGAGCCGCCCCGATCCTCGGCCGAGGTGGCCGCGGGGGCGTCCTGCGCCTCACCCGGGCCCACGCCGCGACGGGTCGACCCGGCGGTCGCGGGCCCACAGGGCCGCTCGTCCTCCCGGTCCGTCATGCTGCCACCGCTCCCTCCTGCCGCGGGGACCGAACGGCATTGGGTCGAACGCTGGCCAGCTTACGGCTCTTGCCCGACTCAACGCAAGCTTATCAGGGCAAGGCCCTCGGCCGAACAGGCACCCCCGGCATCGGAGTCCGTTCGGAATCTGTCGCCCCCTTCGAATTCGGCCGCCTGCGCCGCGACGCAGCAGAAGGCCCGGCCACGGCATGGCGGAGTCGATGTCCTCGCCCCGCCTTCCAGCCCGGACGTCACGTCGGCCGTGACAAGGCTCAGGACGGGGCACGGTCCCGTGGCCCGGAGGGCGAATGGCCTCCGGGCCGCCCGAACAGTTCGGTGACCAGGGCCGTCCAGCCGGTCTGATGGCTGGCCCCAAGTCCAGCCCCGTGCTCGCCGTGGAAGTATTCATGGAAGGGGACGAGGTCACTCCAGGCCGGGTCGGCCCGGAACGGGTCCACGTCCCCGAAGACGGGGCGGTGGCCGCCCCGCCCCTCGTCCCGGAGGAAGAGCCGGACGAGGCGCCCCGACAGCTCGTCGGCGACCGCTCCCAGGCTCGCCGGCCGGGCCGATCCCCGGGGCAGCTCGGCCCGCAATGAATCCCCGAAGTAGCGGTGGTACTCGCGCAGCGCCTCGATCATCAGGAAGTTGAGCGGGAACCAGACCGGGCCCCGCCTGTTCGAGTTGCCGCCGTAAATCGGCGTCGTCGACCCCGCCGGCTCGTAGCCCACCACCCGGCCGTGGCACTCGTACGGCTCGGCCGCCAGGCCCCGCGACATCGACCGCAGGCCGAAGTCCGAGAGGAATTGCCCCGGGTCGAGCATCCGGGGCAGGACCCGCTCCAGCTTCACCCGGTCCGCGGCCGCCAGCAGCAGGCGCCCCTCGACGCCCGGCCGGGTCATCAGGCAGAGGTTCTGGAAGCGGTTGAAGAAACCGGCCAGGCCGTCCTCGTTCCAGCGATAGGCACGGCTGCGGGCGTGGTCGTGCGGGAAGGAGGCCCAGGCGTCGCCGGAGGGGGAATAGTCCTCGCAGACGGTGCCCCAGGCCCGCTCGGCGACGTAGGGCCCCCAGTGCTTCCAGTCGGCGCGGCGGGCGGCGCCGTCGGTCAGCCGGCGGTGCTCGGCGGTCGTGCCCCCGGCCCCGGCACGGCCATCATCCACATTTCCAGGGGGCATCGATGACCTCCGGACGATCGATCACGCAGATGGCCGCGAAGGGTCACTTCGGCCCGGCCCGCATCGCCATGGCAGCCACCTTCCGCAACTCCTCGGCCGCCCCGCTCGAGGCCTGGGCCCCAGGCCGTTCAGGGCCATGGCGATGGACCGGGTCAGTGTCGCGCACTCCGTTTCCGGCGGCAAGTCGCCCCGCTGCACGGACCGCTCGGACCTCGCCTGTGACGCCCGCGGGCGTGGACCCCAGGATGCGGATCTCACCGACCAGGGAGTTCGGCGGCGCGCGTGATCTCCTCGGCGTCGCGGGGGTGCAGGATCACGGCGAGGAGGCGTGTCCTCTGCCTCGCGTTCGGGTTCCGCGTCTCCCGGTGGACGCAGCCGGACGGCTCGTAGAACGTGTCCCCGGCCCTGTACGTCGTGACGGGCTCGTCGTCAAGGGCGTGCTCGTACTCGCCCTCCAGGACGTACCCGAACACCGGCCCGGCATGGCGGTGCGGGGCGACCCGTCGGCCGGGTTCGATCACCACCTCCTCCACCGTCGCCGTGGCGTCCTTCCCGTCCAGCGTCTCGACGATGTCCCGCCGGG contains the following coding sequences:
- a CDS encoding HlyD family secretion protein, translating into MTDREDERPCGPATAGSTRRGVGPGEAQDAPAATSAEDRGGSVRMAAPGGGPSAVTSPPPTRSGRPAHPWRRRLVLAAAVVGLAVGGYVFLLPRVETMLNTVSTDDAYVNGHVTLVAPRVAGQVAEVLVDDNYRVRAGDVLVRLDREPYQVQLDIKAAAVAAAEADLAAARAEVRSLVAQARANRFQLQHAIEDVNARVADLRANVASLESRTATLELARHNLERGEELARTGGISKEELDRRRQEVRVDEAAVNQALQAVYACRVGLGLPEEPPEGHDLAEVPADLGQQFSAVRQGLGQLLQSAAQFGYAPTSWDVTPDQAIAEFYKQDPGGDLDKILARLIPDAPPIKQAEARLLRARRELAQAELDLRYCDVVSEIDGLVTRRNVNPGNNVQAGQGLMAVRSLTEIWVDANFKETQLADLRIGQRVRCEVDMYGKRREFEGRITGFTMGTGQSLALLPPQNATGNFVKIVQRLPVRIELTGYDPAEAPLFVGLSVVPYVYYKEPPTGPHAGEFLQPPHALPQAPTAPVVAGPSQSVAPPPGGVGPP
- a CDS encoding trehalase domain-containing protein codes for the protein MPPGNVDDGRAGAGGTTAEHRRLTDGAARRADWKHWGPYVAERAWGTVCEDYSPSGDAWASFPHDHARSRAYRWNEDGLAGFFNRFQNLCLMTRPGVEGRLLLAAADRVKLERVLPRMLDPGQFLSDFGLRSMSRGLAAEPYECHGRVVGYEPAGSTTPIYGGNSNRRGPVWFPLNFLMIEALREYHRYFGDSLRAELPRGSARPASLGAVADELSGRLVRLFLRDEGRGGHRPVFGDVDPFRADPAWSDLVPFHEYFHGEHGAGLGASHQTGWTALVTELFGRPGGHSPSGPRDRAPS
- a CDS encoding cupin domain-containing protein, whose translation is MNRTFLALAAICTIGFGGMALARHDEKGGAEVTRLSRRDIVETLDGKDATATVEEVVIEPGRRVAPHRHAGPVFGYVLEGEYEHALDDEPVTTYRAGDTFYEPSGCVHRETRNPNARQRTRLLAVILHPRDAEEITRAAELPGR